The following DNA comes from Balaenoptera ricei isolate mBalRic1 chromosome 7, mBalRic1.hap2, whole genome shotgun sequence.
AATTGGTCCTAATAGCTTCCGCCAGCTTAGCCTGAGGTCCTTTGTCTGCTGAGTTAACTCGTGTGAAGGTGACAGTGGTACAATTCTTCCTGTGGAATGGATCTCCAGCCTGGCCTTCCCTTTGCTAATGTGGTAGGGAACCCCCATCTTATGCCACAGGGCAGGCAGGAAGACAACCAGCTTGATGGGATCCACATCATTGGCAATCACCACCAGCTAAAGCTTCTTCTCCACCAATGTAGTGACAGTATTAACCCCTGCTGGAAGGATAGGTGGCCCCTTTGTGGGGACATCCCCTTTGCTGGCAGTTTTCTCCTTAGCCTGAGCCAACAACCTCTGCTTCTTCTCTGGCTTCATATCTGGTCTGCACTTGTGGGCCAGCTTAAGCAGTTGAGTAACTCTTTGGTGGTCCAAGGCCTGGGTGAACTGGTTAATCAAGAGAGGCACTTTCAGCCACTTATAGAGGATAGTTCTTTGCCGCTGCAGCCAGATGTGGTCAGGCCATTTGACAAAGCGGGTGAGGTCCCTTTTGGGCTGATGTCCTGTCCTGATACGTAAAGGGCAACACTATGAGTGATGCTCAAGTTCCTTGTCAAGTTCGTGTTTAGGACCACTCAGAAGGGTATAGGTGTATCAGTGATCTAGGTGGTTTAAGATGCCATCACAATTCTGAATTATTCTTAAATTTCTTAGATTGAAAAAATTCTGGTGGATCTTTGAAAACTATGTCAACACACACTTGCCAACTTAGAGCTGCTCCTCaaagtacaggcagacctcattttattgggCTTTGCTTAATTGCACTTCACAGATTgcatgttttttacaaattgaagattcgTGGCAACCCTGCATGGAGAAAGTCTATCAGTGGCATTtatccaatagcatttgctcattttgtatctctgtgtcacattttggtaattcttgccaTATTTCaacctttttcattattattatatcctatgattttctagaaagaaaagtaaaaaaaaaaattcctacaaaGAATCAGGAACTCAAGTGACTTTAGACTCCTCAATAGCAACAAAAGGAACAACAAAACAATGAAATCATGACTCTACAATGCCAAAGAAAAGTTAATTCCAACTGTGTATTCTATATTCCAACTATCTATCATCTGCCAGGGTAGCATAAATCATATTTTCTTAATGCAAGTTCCCAAAACATTTACTTCCATTACATTCTTGCTAAAGGGGCTACTGGAAGATGATTTCCACCTTAAAAAAGAGCAGACCAAGAAAAAAGATGATGAGGGATTCATAACAGAAAAGATACAACCCAGGAGGGAAGTGATGAAAGTCTTCAAGATAATGGTGGAGGGAGATCTTAGGGAGACAACTGTGCCCCAGACATAGACATTCCTGGAGCAGTGTGACACAGGGAACAGACATGTGGAAGGCTGTCCACTCCATGCCCTCTGTAGAGATGCCATCTTTAATCTGATCAAATTACTGGAGGATGTGCTCCACACCAAGATAGTAAATCAAGAAAGAGCAAGGCATAACATCCAGAAAACAGCATCAAACTCCAGATTAGTAAATTCCAAGGACAATAGTTCAGATAAGATGTAACCTGATGATAGCGTGCAGAAGACCTGGAGCAAAACCAGCCCAGAGAGAACAAAGAAGTCTCTAGGAGAAGAAAAGTCTGGGTAGATCAACTGATTTCATTGACCTTACGGAGAACTGTCTTATGGAGCTATTAGGAGGTCAGAAGAACTAGCAAGAAGTGCAAAGATAACCTGATAAATGACAAAAACAAAGCAGCTACTTCAATCTcaagaaagacagaaagtaaagaaggaaaacatCATAATCCACTGGATGTTCGACTGTGAATAATATTTGCAAAGGCATCAAAGAAACACTGGATATTCATTtaactaaaaattataatataaatctATTAGGAAGGGGGTAAAGAGAAGTTGGGGTGGGATGGCAGTGTAAAAGAGCTAACATAAATGGAAATCAGTATGAGATTATGTGCACATATGATCTAGATGGCTATCTGTATGTTCCAATCGGGACTTgcggaagagaggagagagaaagaaaggtggAGACCTGGGAGCTAGCAGGCATGATGTCCTCCCCTCGAACATAAACTTCACAGAGCATCAACATCAGACAACGCCATTCTGTGCCTGTGATGGatcaaaacataaacaagaccacTCCATAATCACATCTGAACACAGACAGAACATGAGGATTGTTCAAGCCACAGAATGACCAAACTCCCCCTTCCTGCTTAATATGAGTGATCACTGCCTCTTTACCATTCAGCTCTAGCCTCAGTCTAGTCTCCCCTTCTTCAAGATACAATTTATGATGATAGCCATAGAATTGCCCCTGCTTGCAGATAGCATCCAATCCAGAGCAAAGACCCACTTCCTTAAACCTTCCCTCAAATCACCTAATACAAGCTCAAATCCTGTGAGTTTAATTAACACCCTCTTACTCGGACTTCCCACAGATGGTGTGGGGTCTCCCTCATGACAATGAATAATAAACCAACTCTTTCAACCACAGGTGTGTTCCTGGTGGTCTTTACTTATAGGAAGTATGGCGAGGGAAACCACTGGGTTTTGTTAAAATTCTTTTAGTACTTTTGGACATGTGAAAGTATATAGGCATGCTACtttgataaaatacaaattaatttttaaaaagcttatcaCACGTTATTTACCAAGGTGGGAAAGCATATGCATATGCTGGTTGATGGGGGGATTGTAATTGTTTTAAGAGGTGTCGTCTTAAGAAGGTCCAATAATTTCCAGTGATGCAGAAAATAACTGGAACGATAACAATCCTCCCTGGTCCATAAAGGGCAACTGTTTTAGACTCTGGGTCTGGTCAGCAGCAACAGGAAGGGGTTAACCTGTAGGAGAATTGAAACTGAGTCCCTTTCACTTGCTCTGCTTTGCAAAGACCAGATattaagggaagagaaaaatgagtaTGGTTATTCCACAAAATTTGGATCACTGCTTAAAATAAACTTGCAAGTATTTATTCATTAGTGATCCATGAAAATAAAGTACACACTTTAAAAGCCTAATTTAACATGTCAAGCATTGGATGCACAAAGAAATGGATACAGTTTAAAAGTATCTGGTATGAGGCAATTTGGGTTAATCTCTAATTCACACTTTGTTTCTAAAAATCCATCTACTTCTGTGGCTAATGTTAGTGGTTtcttttaattacagattctgaTTCCTGGAGGTAATTAGAATGGCCCGATATTTTTTTAGCTGACATTAAAGCCTCTCTTAAATAACAGAGGGAAAATAGAGCCACCCAGCAACATAATCATGGTCCAAATAATCCCTAAAAGGTTTCATAGTATCGAGGCGCATAAGTCAAAcagagtcacaatttttaaatctgCCAGGATGTCATAAACAGACTTTAAGGGGAAAATCCCAAACATTAATTTCAATCATCCAGTTTCAATAACTTTCAACACATTGTCAatcctgttttatttattcccCCCACCCACTTCCCCTATACCCCAGAATAATTAGAAGCAAACACAAGACACCATATCATTTCATctataaacatttaagaaaacacCTGTAGAAAGATAagagcacttcttttttttaagcataaaCACGATATCGTTGTTGCACAAAGTCACCGCCAGTAAACTTGTAATATCCTCAAATACCCAGTGTTCATATTTCCCCCAAATATCTCATAAATATTGTCACATAAATGTTTATACAGTTCATGCTTTTGAATTGggataaaaaaaattccacaCATAGCATTTGGTTGGTATATCTCATAAGTCTCTTTCAATTCTATCAGTTTCTCCCTCTTTCGTTTTCCTGGTTGCaatttattatttgaagaaaCCAAGTTTTTTGTCTTGTAGAATTTCCGTACTCTGGATGTTATTTTTTGAACcaatgtagtgtttttttttaaatgttctctcccccccacacacccctccAAGACTTTAAGACTTTTTAAAGGTTAAGATTAATCAGTGGATTCGGGTGTTGTCAGCTTGATTCATCCATTATAAAGGTTTCCATctaatgaatgctggagagggtgtggagaaaagggaaccctcttgcactgtgggtgggaatgtagattgatacagccactatggagaacagtatgggggttccttaaaaaactaaaaatagagtttaccatatggcccagcaatcccactactggacatatatccagagaaaactctaatttgaaaagatacatgcaccccaatattcatagcagcactatttacaatagccaggacatggaagcaacctaaatgtccatcgacaggtgaatggataaagaagatgtgttgtgtactcacacagacacacacagacacacacagacacacacacacacacacacacacacacacacacacacaaaatggaatactactcagccataaaaaagaataaaataatgccatttgccatGCTATTCCCAGCTTATCTTGTCCATTTTATGTCCCAGACCTGGAATCAGTCATTCTCCATGGTGTTTCTGTTTCTTGTGGAgacaaatgacatttaaaaatcacaatctgGATTCAACAGGTGATCCTTGCTACAGATTGACCATTGTTTCCATGCTTTTTTAGTGGACAAAGATAagcaaaaaaatcataaaaatgtatCCTGAAAATGTATCCTGAATACTATTATTTCCAATTCAGATTTAGGATTAACTAGCTTTTACTTCATTTTGATCTtatgtctttttatctttttcccttATACTGAAAATCTTGGTTCCTAACAGCATTAACGTAATTACTTATTTGctatatcgtgtgtgtgtgtgtgtgtgtgtgtgtgtgtgtatgtgtgtgtgtgtgtgtgtgtttcagattCTCTTTTAGAGTCATTTATATTTACATGTTTTAGAGTCATTTGTATTTACATGTTTAGAGTCATTTTAGAGTCATTTACATTTacatgtttaaatatatttaatgatataTGACAAACCAGCTAACTCAAAGACATatgagtatgtatatatatatgtatatatgtgtgtgtgtgtatatatatatatatatatatatatatatatatatatatatatatacacattcctcCTGAAGTCTAATTTTACAGAGATTCCAGATAAGGAGCAGAAACCGCATTTCACAGAGAGGTTATTGCAtagaaattttgtcatttctatgaaaaaaattaaaagtctgaaACTAGATAAAAGATACAGATGTGCCTGTCCAGATCCCAAGCTGGATGACCAGGACTGGTGATCTTTTCTCAGATTAAAGTGAGAGGGACAACAAGGTTAGGAAAATTCATAGTAAAATTGTTTTCAACTGTCTTGAGAAAGATGGCAAGTGAGATGGGTATGGACCATTCTCAGTGATGTCTGAAAATTTCAGAATTAGGTGTAGTAGAATGAGCTAGCTGAATAGAGAGTAGTAGAAAGGGAATATTTGACATTGAGATTGAGTGGTGATGGTACAATATCTAGGATATAACACTTTTAGTACAGGGCCAGGGGATGGTGATTGGAAAGGTACTGGGGCTAAAGAAGTCAAGGAAATGGGAATCCAGGTTTGGGTGGATCATCTATGTAGGTATTGATATCTTTAAGCTGGGGTGTGATCAACTCAGGGAATGATTCAATTGAGATGTAGGAATAAAGTATTAGAATTTCTACTTATACCTGACAATATCCTTTCAAGATTCCTTTCTAGTGCATGTCTTATGTTGTACACTATAGTACAATACACTTTGTAGAGGGACTGATTTACATGAACAAGCAGCCAATTAAAGATTGGAGCTGACCGGACCCTGCAATCTCTTCATAGTGGCTAAATTATACTCCATGGTATGGCTATGCTACCATAAATGTAACTCATTCCTTCTTAAGAGAATATTGGGTTTGtttctaataaaaacaaaaataaacaaatgggacccaattgagcttaaaagcttctgcacagcaaaggaaaccatcaacaaaatgaaaagacaacccacagaatggaagaacatatttgcaaatgatacaactgacaagggattaatgtccaaaatatacaagtagcacatgcagctctatgtcaaaaagcaaaccacccaatcaaaaaatgggaggaagatctaaatagacagttttccaaaaaagacatacagatggccaaagagcacatgaaaagatgctcaacatcactaattattatagaaatgcaaatcaaaactgtaatgaagtatcaccttacaccagtcagaatggccatcatcaaaaagtctacaaacaataaatgctggagagggtgtggagaaaaggggaccccctacactgttggtgggaatgtaaattggcagaaccactatggaaaacagtatggtggttctttaaaaaactaaaaatagaactatcatatgatccagcaatcccactcctgggcatatatctggagaaaaccataatttgaaagaatacacgcaccccaatgttcattgcagcactatttacaatagccaagacatggaagcaagctaaacgTCCAGAGTCCAGAGTAATAgacaaagaagatgtagtatatatacaatggaatattactcagccataaaaaagaatgaagtaatgccatttgtagcaacatggatggacctagagattatcatactgagtgaagtaagtcagacagagaaagacaaatatcgtatgatatcactcatatgtggaatctaatttttaaaaaagagatacaaatgaacttttttacaaaacagaggcagacttatagatattaaaaacaaacttatggttaccaaagggacaacgtggaggggagggataatcAGGAGCTTGGGGTGAACACACGCACACTACTTTATGAAAGATAGATGACCGACggggtcctaatgtatagcacagagtACTCTAcctaatattctgtgataacctatatgagaaaagaacctaaaaagaatgaatatatgtatgtgtataactgaatcactttgctgtagacctgaaactgacacaacattgtaaattaattatactccaataaaattaaaatattaaaattaaaaacaaatatttggtttgtttccaatcTTCAGTattataaaaatggtaaaataaacaCTTTTCTTACATATGTTTCTGCATAGCTATTCAAttaggaaaaattcttagaaacagaaTTAGTGGGTGGAAATTTATGGATTCCAAAGGTATATTATTAGCTAAATTGGTACatataattggaaaaaataatacttattgCCAAAATATCACTGAAAATGCTAATTGACTTTGTATTTTATGAACGTTCTTATCAAgtcataaataaaagaaaattgattaATATGAGAAGGGCAGAGAAAAAATTTCATCAACACAAACACTGATGTATCTGATTTTAGGAAAcctagagaaataaatattttgtgtcattgattctacttttcatttttaatgattccCACTTTCCTAATACTTTCTTTTATATATCTGTTTTGTTACATAGACTTATTTGTGTGACTCTACTAAGTGGCCGATTTATGTCTCCAGAATTATGGAAATTTcactaagcagaaaagaaacaagaaactggTTTTCCCTTTGCCACTCTTTTTTCCCATAGTATCTGGGAAGAAAGTACCATAAAAGGTAACACGAGGTATACCTTGTCAAATTCAAGGTAGTTAACTGATTCCTTAAACAACAAGAACAAGTACCACCAAAAGCCCTCAGtcgcatttttattattattatttttttttttttttttactattttgccATTTGATTTTTTACTTCTTGACACTGGTCAATGTTACTACATAATTTCAATTCATTGCTTCAGTTTCCAGATCTGGAAAACTCAAACGAGATTTAGTTGGAGAATCAATGACATTCAACTTTAATATCAAGCTGACTGCTAACAAAATTGTCAGAAATGGCGTTTCCTATAGAGGAGGAACCATTCCACTCATCCATGTAATAGAATGAGAATTAGCttctgtttatgtctttaattagGCATGTTCTCTTCTTCCAGACTGACAatgcacaaaggaaaaaacagcAATCTGATCATGCAGATGAGAACAGAAGAgtgctttttaaaacatattaaacaaGCGATGGAATTTCTGTGGTTAAAGTCATAAATGGTCCCCAGA
Coding sequences within:
- the LOC132368832 gene encoding LOW QUALITY PROTEIN: large ribosomal subunit protein eL8-like (The sequence of the model RefSeq protein was modified relative to this genomic sequence to represent the inferred CDS: inserted 1 base in 1 codon; substituted 2 bases at 2 genomic stop codons), producing the protein MPSIEPRHTARSQRLKTAEAKEGGNHLPVAPLARMTGHQPKRDLTRFVKWPDHIWLQRQRTILYKWLKVPLLINQFTQALDHQRVTQLLKLAHKCRPDMKPEKKQRLLAQAKEKTASKGDVPTKGPPILPAGVNTVTTLVEKKLXLVVIANDVDPIKLVVFLPALWHKMGVPYHISKGKARXGDPFHRKNCTTVTFTRVNSADKGPQAKLAEAIRTNYNDRYDEICHHXGGNILGPKLVACIAKLEKAKVKELAIKLS